One window of the Nicotiana tabacum cultivar K326 chromosome 4, ASM71507v2, whole genome shotgun sequence genome contains the following:
- the LOC107791932 gene encoding transcription factor MYB98-like — protein MEFNQSSKQDFSIQPYNNEDMNDVFCTLSKDYLQDFHHLDLSFTLPTLNIPDHNFMIETNGYDPLFDPFSNIKDNYSSMDQDFNFNYEFKPFDQNGTSGSTLVNFNVVPDESSCITTADNNGNYGQKEIGGRKNKKQITKSNENSLSSSSMRKLGRGRKKYSKSAKGQWTIEEDRLLIQLVEKFGVRKWSQIAQTLKGRIGKQCRERWHNHLRPDIKKDLWTEEEDRVLISAHAEVGNKWSEIAKRIPGRTENSIKNHWNATKRRQFSRRKCRTKWPRPSSLLQNYIKSLNFEKGSNDTTLNNNAPKLEPFELCDKGNIQQLVADYDFSQVPEFALDDKLFDDLEIPYNELPQLMQAGEVNTEADLMDLISSVNYEI, from the exons ATGGAGTTTAATCAAAGTAGTAAACAAGACTTCTCTATTCAGCCATACAACAATGAAGATATGAATGATGTTTTTTGCACACTCTCTAAAGATTATCTTCAAGATTTTCATCACCTTGATCTTTCCTTTACCCTTCCAACCCTCAACATCCCTGATCACAATTTCATGATCGAAACGAATGGTTATGACCCGTTATTTGATCCATTCTCGAATATTAAGGATAATTATTCATCAATGGATCAAGATTTCAACTTCAATTATGAGTTTAAGCCATTTGATCAAAATGGTACAAGTGGTAGTACACTAGTCAACTTTAATGTTGTGCCTGATGAAAGTTCATGCATTACTACTGCTGATAATAATGGTAATTATGGTCAAAAAGAAATTGGTGGAAGAAAGAATAAGAAACAAATTACAAAGAGCAATGAGAACAGTTTATCTTCTTCATCTATGAGAAAACTAGGAAGGGGTCGAAAAAAGTACTCTAAATCAGCCAAAGGACAATGGACTATTGAAGAAGACAG GCTTTTGATACAATTGGTAGAGAAGTTTGGAGTTAGAAAATGGTCTCAAATTGCTCAAACGCTGAAAGGGAGAATAGGGAAGCAATGTAGAGAGAGGTGGCACAATCATCTTAGACCTGATATCAAA AAGGATTTATGGACAGAGGAGGAAGACAGGGTCTTAATCTCAGCTCATGCGGAAGTAGGAAATAAATGGTCCGAAATTGCAAAAAGAATACCTGGAAGAACTGAAAATTCAATTAAAAACCATTGGAATGCAACAAAAAGAAGGCAATTTTCAAGACGAAAATGCCGCACCAAATGGCCAAGGCCAAGCTCTCTCCTCCAGAATTATATCAAAAGTTTGAACTTCGAAAAAGGTAGCAATGACACAACCCTTAATAATAATGCACCTAAATTAGAGCCATTTGAGTTATGTGACAAAGGCAATATCCAGCAATTAGTTGCTGATTATGATTTTAGTCAAGTCCCAGAATTTGCTTTGGACGACAAACTGTTTGATGATTTGGAGATTCCTTATAATGAACTGCCCCAATTGATGCAAGCTGGTGAAGTGAATACGGAGGCTGACTTGATGGATTTGATTTCTAGTGTTAATTATGAGATATAG